Within the Drosophila miranda strain MSH22 chromosome Y unlocalized genomic scaffold, D.miranda_PacBio2.1 Contig_Y2_pilon, whole genome shotgun sequence genome, the region CCTTGATGCTAGCCAACATTCCGGAGCATAATAGGCATTATTTAATTGATGCTACATTTAAAGTGTGCCCTTTTGGAGATTTTAAGCAActtttaataatttatattaaatatttgctGAAGGTAAATTTCTTCTTATGCTACACTTTATTTACTAACTCTAATCAAAAATTTTTTGTAATTAGATAAccccttttgtttttgttttgatgaCTCGCAAAACGGAGCTGTGTTATCAGCACTTATTCACATATATAGACTCGAACATTTGCTGCCTTAAAGGAGCATCCTTTATATCAGATTACGAAAAGGCAATGCGTAACGCGTTAAAAGGTCTGCATCCCAAAATGAATTTTTACGCCTGTTGGTTTCATTTTACTCAAGCATGCAAGAAAAATGCCAAGCAATCGAGTGGTTTTGAAAATACGCTGAAATGCAATAAGAAAGCTTACATGCTATTTATGAAATTTTTGCACTTGCCGCTTTTACCAGAAAGCAAAATTGTCGAAGCATTTAACCTTCTAAAAGGCGAAGCAATAAACTTAAATAGGAAGCTGTTTTCtccatttttaaaatattttaatagaCAGTGGCTTAAAAaggtattttttatttattgtttaataATTGAGTTGTATTTTACTTATCAATTTTTAACCCTAATTTTATAGGAGGGACCAAAAAGCATATCCGTGTTTAAGAGGTCAACTAGAACCACGAGCTCAGTAGAAGCTTATAATTTGAATTTGGGAAATAAAATTCGAGCAAATGGGCACTTTTGTAAATTTGTTCAATGTCTTATTGATGCAGAAAATGAAAAAAGTCGCGAGTTTGCTTTACTCTTTCAAAATGGTGGTAATGGAAATCAGACACAGAAGAAGAAATTACGTGTAAGTTGAATAAATTTTAAGTTAATCGTTCAAAATAATATGTTagcttaattatttttgttctcAGGATCGctcaaaaaaaataatggaCGCAATGGATCTTTTTGAAAGAGGTGAAATAGATATACAGGGATTTCTGACATGCACTGTTTCCTTAGCTGACCGCTTTTCAAAGCAGGACTTCTTTGAAGGGGTGGACAATGAAAGCAATTTAACTGGAATGTCTTCTGATATGAAATCTTCCACATCGTCACTTTCAGCGAATGCTTCTCATTCAAGTCAGTCATCTGATAAATCATTGGTTCAAATGAATCCATGCAATGTGTGCCTATGTAACCCAAAGTCTGTGTTGTTGCGCCCGTGCAATCACGTAAACATTTGTGGTACATGTTGGGATCAAATTGTGGCAAAAAAAGAGTTggaagaaaatgaaaatataaAGCCAAAATGTCCAAGTTGCAACCGAGAAGTCGAAGAGGCCATACGCAATGTTTTTATTTACAATTAACTTGTGTAAGTTAAGAACGacaaaatttaagaaaacttctattATGATTTCTGTGTATTTGGACTATTGCACATGTTTTAATTTCAATAAAATCATGTTATAAAATGAAATGCTGTCAAAAAAATATAAGGGTATTTTACATGCGAAATTAGTTAATTATTTTCTGGCGGACTTAAGTCGTTTcgaaacgacatatctccgcgcggagatatgaCGTTTTGAaccgacatatctccgccgttccacaaacgacatatctccgcgcggagTTATGACGTTTTGAGACGCTTTAAAACGACATAATTtcgcgcggagatatgtcgtttgtggatcggcggagatatgtcgtcgGAGATATGTCGCTACCccgaagacctgtatattcataatttttctcccttcctcagaatatgttcctacgtcgccccttgagctcaacggacacgccggataattcgtataaagtatgagtgagttacgaacttccttaaacggaattctcgagtattttcgaaatatatatctgtcttataaaacttctattccggtacaTAAAACAActatatccgtgccataatttaaagcggatcggctactaatttttctttcacgttggccttctagttatataattatcatatttttcttttctttccaatttaatttcttttacgccatattctctacacataagtcctatatacatatacacatataactaggtataacttgcTACtgtttcctccttctttatttaattactttaggctaagtttatacttatctggaaaaccataaagtccaaacccttaaattttgaattattaaataataattagtagataataatggaacataaaacctttcgtgtttgtcctgagtagagcctgaggaagtccgatgatcaaatagagatgcgctcgatgagggttatgctgtcgattaaacggcatacgaaaggtagggagggtagagaaggggtcaaagtcatctgagttccccaagagcgacgtgatatagcctgactatttgtcggtagtcggttaaccagttagttaaaattcacattcttttctttttgatttcttttgtagagttccttttgaacattaaatcaagt harbors:
- the LOC117193804 gene encoding uncharacterized protein LOC117193804, producing the protein MTRKTELCYQHLFTYIDSNICCLKGASFISDYEKAMRNALKGLHPKMNFYACWFHFTQACKKNAKQSSGFENTLKCNKKAYMLFMKFLHLPLLPESKIVEAFNLLKGEAINLNRKLFSPFLKYFNRQWLKKEGPKSISVFKRSTRTTSSVEAYNLNLGNKIRANGHFCKFVQCLIDAENEKSREFALLFQNGGNGNQTQKKKLRDRSKKIMDAMDLFERGEIDIQGFLTCTVSLADRFSKQDFFEGVDNESNLTGMSSDMKSSTSSLSANASHSSQSSDKSLVQMNPCNVCLCNPKSVLLRPCNHVNICGTCWDQIVAKKELEENENIKPKCPSCNREVEEAIRNVFIYN